The following are encoded together in the Bifidobacteriaceae bacterium genome:
- the ruvB gene encoding Holliday junction branch migration DNA helicase RuvB: MTEEPLSREALSPGASGTERAIEAALRPKNLGEFVGQKVVRDQLSLVLEAAKARRMPPDHVLLSGPPGLGKTTLSMIIAAELGVSMRVTSGPAIQHAGDLAAVLTSLEEGEVLFVDEIHRLARPVEEMLYVAMEDFRVDVVVGKGPGANAIPLTLPPFTVVGATTRAGLLPAPLRDRFGFTGQLDYYSAEELERVIVRSAALLDLQVTPEAAAEVASRSRGTPRIANRLLRRVRDWAEVRGSGVADLDAALAALAVYQVDQRGLDRLDRAILEVLVCRFAGQPVGLTTMAAAVGEEPDTIETVVEPFLLREGLIARTPRGRLATPDAYAHLGERPAGQAAPHQQISLLRPDLSVESSPGEPPPQESR, translated from the coding sequence ATGACTGAGGAGCCACTTTCGCGCGAAGCCCTCTCGCCCGGTGCGTCCGGGACCGAGCGGGCCATCGAAGCCGCCCTGCGGCCCAAGAACCTGGGCGAATTCGTCGGCCAGAAGGTGGTCCGCGACCAGCTCTCACTGGTCTTGGAGGCGGCCAAAGCTAGGCGCATGCCGCCAGACCACGTGCTCCTGTCCGGGCCGCCCGGACTCGGCAAGACCACCCTGTCCATGATTATCGCCGCCGAACTGGGAGTCTCGATGCGGGTCACTTCGGGCCCCGCGATCCAGCACGCCGGCGACCTGGCCGCCGTCCTGACCTCGCTCGAAGAGGGAGAAGTCCTCTTTGTTGACGAGATCCACCGCCTCGCCCGCCCCGTCGAGGAGATGCTCTACGTGGCCATGGAGGACTTCCGGGTGGACGTCGTGGTCGGCAAAGGCCCCGGCGCCAACGCCATCCCCCTGACCCTGCCCCCCTTCACGGTGGTCGGCGCCACCACCCGGGCGGGACTGCTGCCGGCCCCCTTGCGGGACCGGTTCGGTTTCACCGGCCAACTCGACTACTACTCGGCCGAGGAACTGGAACGGGTGATTGTGCGCTCGGCGGCCCTCCTCGACCTACAAGTCACACCCGAGGCCGCCGCCGAGGTCGCCTCGCGCTCCCGCGGCACCCCCCGGATCGCCAACCGCCTCCTCAGGAGAGTGCGGGACTGGGCCGAAGTGCGCGGCAGCGGTGTTGCCGACCTGGACGCCGCCCTGGCCGCCCTCGCCGTCTACCAAGTCGACCAGCGCGGACTGGACCGTTTGGACCGCGCGATCCTCGAAGTCCTGGTCTGCCGCTTCGCCGGGCAACCGGTCGGATTGACCACCATGGCCGCCGCAGTGGGCGAGGAGCCGGACACGATCGAGACCGTGGTGGAGCCGTTCCTTCTGCGCGAGGGTCTGATCGCCCGCACCCCGCGCGGCCGGCTCGCCACCCCCGACGCCTACGCCCACCTGGGGGAGCGCCCCGCCGGACAGGCGGCCCCGCACCAACAGATCTCTTTGCTGCGCCCCGACCTCTCGGTCGAATCCAGCCCAGGCGAACCCCCGCCCCAGGAGTCCAGGTGA
- the yajC gene encoding preprotein translocase subunit YajC — MTISDAVLLAADEPAAPAGGGGSSYVMLIFIAGMILVMWFMSRRNKKQQQQQGDFRRSLDVGQRVMTVGGMIGVITGLSGDVVTLMSPSGDESAYLRRAIKSVVSDEEWANLTEPYPVDEDEEIEADETPEIEDAPAPAEPEEDEPEPEDKGK, encoded by the coding sequence TTGACTATTTCCGATGCCGTCCTGCTGGCCGCCGACGAGCCGGCTGCGCCAGCCGGGGGAGGCGGCAGCAGCTACGTAATGCTGATCTTCATCGCCGGAATGATCCTGGTGATGTGGTTCATGTCGCGGCGCAACAAGAAGCAGCAGCAGCAGCAGGGCGACTTCCGCCGCTCGCTGGACGTGGGCCAACGGGTTATGACCGTGGGCGGCATGATCGGGGTCATCACGGGGCTCAGCGGCGACGTGGTGACGCTGATGTCGCCCAGCGGCGACGAGTCCGCGTATCTCCGCCGGGCGATCAAGTCGGTCGTCTCGGATGAGGAATGGGCCAATTTGACCGAGCCCTACCCCGTCGATGAGGACGAGGAGATTGAGGCAGACGAAACGCCGGAAATCGAAGACGCGCCCGCTCCCGCCGAACCCGAAGAGGACGAACCCGAACCGGAAGACAAGGGCAAGTAA
- the secD gene encoding protein translocase subunit SecD, which yields MATHSRKARPGRTLLVLVVLVVALFGAIGIGTAAGKTDFVPKFALDLEGGTELVLTPQASESNAQVTSEQLDQAQEIIRSRVDASGVAETEVARQGNSNIVVSIPGNPSQDQLDLVTKSAKMTFRTVLYVANATPTQQDAWSSRYYPNPSYTPAPEPSAEGEDGETPTDGETPTDGETPAEGETPAEGEATAEATPSLEPSPTASAASPSPAPTPTSKVDASTGNMPVPPDPAYTARLENGLDEAVVYAAVAEEYATLLDGAESTVASKTASGVSEEAAKAQTVAEIINCDMVGSSRGNVPSDPDKPLVTCDDAGSAAYILGPVMVQGSELTKANNGMATTQQGNTTGQWVVDIEFNSAGGKQFGEVTTKLDAACKANAEDPKRQFAIVLDDVVISAPEVCNDPILTGTAQISGSFTQQSSKTLADQLSFGSLPINFIVQSQDQISATAGSEQLEIGLWAGLVGLILVAIYSFFQYRALSMVTVLSLILAIGISYGTIVLLGWVQGYRLSLAGVAGMIVAIGITADSFIVYFERIRDELRVGRSISLAVEMAWLRARRTILASDGVNFIAAIVLYMVAVGGVRGFAFTLGLTTVMDLVVVMLFTHPIVSLLVKTRFWGDGHPWSGLDPFRLGAPGAVRYKGRGRFSAPSDAVLAAGGKGGRSAVAVLEDEDEAGASTGLDQAEVEGVAPETASDAKAAGGKAPKKVPGEAGLSIAERKRRAAERARQAGDEPEGGDSDG from the coding sequence GTGGCTACACACTCACGAAAGGCCCGGCCCGGCCGCACCCTGTTGGTGCTGGTCGTGTTGGTGGTCGCCCTGTTCGGAGCGATCGGGATCGGCACGGCGGCGGGCAAAACCGACTTTGTGCCGAAGTTCGCCCTCGACCTTGAAGGCGGCACCGAGCTGGTCCTCACCCCGCAGGCCTCCGAATCCAACGCCCAGGTCACCAGCGAACAGCTCGACCAGGCGCAAGAGATCATCAGGTCGCGCGTTGACGCGTCGGGTGTGGCCGAGACGGAGGTCGCCCGGCAGGGCAACTCCAACATTGTGGTCTCGATCCCCGGCAACCCCAGCCAAGACCAACTGGACCTGGTCACGAAGTCCGCGAAGATGACCTTCCGCACCGTGTTGTATGTGGCGAACGCGACCCCGACCCAACAAGACGCTTGGTCTAGCCGCTACTACCCGAACCCCTCCTACACGCCGGCGCCGGAGCCCAGCGCCGAAGGGGAAGACGGCGAAACCCCGACCGACGGCGAAACCCCGACCGACGGCGAGACTCCGGCTGAAGGCGAAACCCCTGCCGAAGGTGAGGCGACCGCCGAGGCGACCCCGAGCCTGGAGCCCAGCCCGACGGCATCGGCGGCCAGCCCCTCCCCGGCGCCCACCCCGACCTCGAAGGTCGACGCCTCGACCGGCAACATGCCGGTCCCGCCAGACCCCGCGTACACCGCGCGGCTGGAGAACGGCCTGGATGAGGCGGTCGTGTACGCGGCGGTGGCCGAGGAATACGCCACGCTGCTTGATGGCGCCGAGTCGACCGTCGCCTCCAAGACCGCCAGCGGCGTCAGCGAGGAGGCCGCCAAAGCCCAAACGGTCGCCGAGATCATCAACTGCGACATGGTCGGCTCATCCCGCGGCAACGTGCCGTCCGATCCCGACAAGCCGCTGGTGACCTGCGATGACGCGGGCTCGGCGGCGTACATCCTGGGTCCGGTGATGGTTCAGGGCTCGGAGTTGACCAAGGCCAACAACGGCATGGCGACCACCCAACAGGGCAACACCACCGGCCAATGGGTGGTCGACATTGAGTTCAACTCGGCTGGCGGCAAGCAGTTCGGCGAGGTCACCACCAAGCTCGACGCGGCCTGCAAAGCAAACGCCGAAGACCCGAAGCGGCAATTCGCCATCGTCCTGGACGACGTGGTCATCTCCGCCCCGGAGGTCTGCAATGACCCGATCCTGACCGGCACGGCCCAGATTTCGGGCTCCTTCACCCAGCAAAGCTCCAAGACCCTGGCCGACCAGTTGTCCTTCGGCTCGTTGCCGATCAACTTCATAGTCCAGTCGCAGGACCAGATTTCGGCGACCGCCGGGTCGGAGCAACTGGAGATTGGCCTCTGGGCCGGCTTGGTTGGCTTGATCCTGGTCGCCATCTACTCGTTCTTCCAATACCGCGCCCTGTCCATGGTGACCGTGTTGTCGCTGATCCTGGCGATCGGCATCTCCTACGGCACCATTGTTCTGCTCGGCTGGGTGCAGGGTTACCGCCTGTCGCTCGCGGGCGTGGCGGGCATGATCGTGGCGATCGGCATAACCGCCGACTCGTTCATCGTCTACTTCGAACGCATCCGCGACGAGTTGCGCGTCGGCCGCTCGATCAGCCTGGCGGTGGAGATGGCCTGGCTGCGGGCCCGGCGGACCATTCTGGCCTCGGACGGCGTCAACTTCATCGCCGCGATTGTGCTCTACATGGTCGCCGTGGGCGGCGTGCGCGGCTTCGCCTTCACCCTGGGTTTGACCACGGTCATGGACCTGGTGGTCGTGATGCTGTTCACCCATCCCATTGTGTCGCTACTGGTCAAGACCCGCTTCTGGGGCGACGGCCACCCGTGGTCCGGGCTCGACCCGTTCCGCCTGGGCGCTCCGGGTGCGGTCCGCTACAAGGGCCGGGGACGTTTCTCAGCTCCGTCCGATGCCGTCTTGGCGGCTGGCGGCAAGGGCGGCCGTTCCGCCGTGGCAGTTTTGGAAGACGAGGACGAGGCGGGCGCCTCGACCGGGCTGGACCAGGCGGAGGTTGAGGGCGTGGCGCCCGAGACGGCATCGGACGCCAAGGCGGCCGGAGGCAAAGCGCCGAAGAAGGTGCCGGGCGAGGCCGGCCTGTCAATTGCCGAACGCAAGCGGCGCGCGGCGGAGCGGGCCCGACAAGCCGGCGACGAGCCGGAAGGGGGCGATAGCGATGGCTAA
- the secF gene encoding protein translocase subunit SecF, whose product MAKGFSQWGNDLYTGRRSYSVVPKIRIWLGIAAAVLVVCVFLLFKPGLTLGMEFVGGTEFRVVGTSSTDQSPALDAVREALGGEASPKVTSLGDGGVRVQVGKLSADETQSVKSALADAYDVPIEDVSNQMVSASWGSDVSGKALRGSIIFLVLVAVAMILYFRNWAMAVSAITALIHDLLVTVGVYAAVGFEVTPATLIGFLTVLGYSMYDTVVVFDKVRENTDGVLDQSQYTYGEAANLAVNQTMVRSINTSVVALLPVGAILFIGWALLGPSSLQDISLALFVGMAAGTYSSIFLATPLEVLLRNRESRIRDHAERVLAKRAAAIAAGADTGIGTAAISGIGAMRAGEHRGHEAQPRRKTRSER is encoded by the coding sequence ATGGCTAAGGGATTCTCGCAATGGGGCAACGACCTCTACACCGGCCGGCGGTCCTATTCGGTGGTGCCGAAAATCAGGATCTGGCTGGGCATAGCCGCAGCCGTGCTGGTTGTCTGCGTGTTTCTGCTGTTCAAACCGGGATTGACGCTCGGAATGGAGTTCGTGGGCGGCACCGAGTTCAGGGTGGTCGGCACCTCCTCGACCGATCAGAGCCCGGCTCTGGACGCCGTGCGGGAGGCGTTGGGCGGGGAGGCCTCGCCCAAGGTGACCTCGCTCGGCGACGGGGGCGTGCGGGTGCAGGTCGGCAAGCTGTCGGCTGACGAGACCCAGAGCGTGAAGTCGGCGCTGGCCGACGCGTACGACGTGCCGATCGAGGACGTGTCGAACCAGATGGTTTCGGCCTCCTGGGGTTCGGACGTCTCCGGCAAAGCCCTCCGCGGCTCGATCATCTTCCTGGTGCTGGTGGCCGTCGCGATGATCCTCTACTTCCGCAACTGGGCGATGGCCGTCTCCGCGATCACGGCCTTGATCCACGACTTGCTGGTGACGGTCGGGGTTTACGCCGCGGTCGGCTTCGAGGTCACCCCCGCCACCCTGATCGGCTTCCTGACCGTCTTGGGCTACTCGATGTATGACACGGTGGTGGTCTTCGACAAGGTCCGCGAGAACACCGACGGCGTCCTGGACCAGTCGCAGTACACGTACGGCGAGGCGGCGAACCTGGCCGTCAACCAGACCATGGTGCGGTCGATCAACACCTCGGTGGTGGCGCTGCTGCCGGTCGGGGCCATCCTGTTCATCGGCTGGGCTCTGCTGGGGCCGTCCTCTTTGCAGGACATCTCGCTGGCCTTGTTCGTCGGCATGGCCGCCGGCACCTATTCGTCCATCTTCCTGGCGACCCCGCTGGAGGTGCTGCTCCGCAACCGGGAGAGCCGGATCCGGGATCACGCCGAGAGGGTGCTGGCGAAGCGCGCGGCCGCGATCGCGGCCGGGGCGGACACGGGGATCGGCACGGCGGCGATCTCCGGGATCGGAGCCATGCGGGCCGGGGAGCACCGGGGCCATGAGGCCCAACCGCGCCGCAAGACCCGTTCGGAGCGGTGA
- a CDS encoding adenine phosphoribosyltransferase, producing the protein MNLISREQVRDLVEANCRDIPDFPTPGVVFKDITPLLADSYAFGQVIEYLADFLERVGCELVVGIEARGFIVAAPAAFHAGLGFVPLRKPGKLPGVTLRESYALEYGEASLEMHEDAIPPGARVVIMDDVLATGGTAAAAADLLERAGAKVIGMSFLIELSFLGGRAKLPGRDLECIWTT; encoded by the coding sequence GTGAACCTGATCTCGCGGGAGCAGGTCCGCGACCTGGTCGAGGCGAACTGCCGCGACATCCCCGACTTCCCCACCCCGGGGGTTGTGTTCAAGGACATCACGCCCTTGCTGGCGGATTCGTACGCCTTTGGCCAGGTGATCGAGTACCTCGCGGACTTCCTGGAGCGGGTCGGCTGCGAACTGGTGGTCGGAATTGAGGCGCGCGGCTTCATTGTGGCCGCGCCTGCGGCCTTCCACGCTGGCCTGGGCTTTGTGCCGTTGCGCAAGCCCGGCAAGCTCCCAGGAGTGACCCTGCGGGAGTCATACGCCCTGGAATACGGCGAGGCGTCTCTGGAGATGCACGAGGACGCCATTCCGCCGGGCGCCCGGGTCGTCATCATGGACGACGTGCTGGCCACCGGCGGAACCGCCGCCGCGGCTGCGGACCTTTTGGAGCGGGCCGGCGCGAAGGTGATCGGGATGAGCTTCCTGATCGAGTTGTCCTTCCTGGGCGGCCGGGCCAAACTGCCGGGCCGCGACCTGGAATGCATCTGGACCACGTGA
- a CDS encoding DUF6020 family protein, with amino-acid sequence MKARLGDPGRRAVALMAGLWGTVALNTTLVRQTWGGFQYRTQTTWAPVALDGQFTGNNVFLLAVWAGLTLVAARALKVTGRATRLTAAGLALAAAASETVGAAVNWDNSVHLLVASPLQLGKAVIHLTGYWVIFYTVFALILDAALRSNTKWTKAASGAWRWLRGQWQSHPKRFILGVWLVLCASRVPYFLAWYPAVLPVDAQVQLSMTIGGRPLLDLHPLAHTLLLGLFGKIGVALGSATLGLGLYSAFLIMASSAAFTYAVVALKRWGVRPTAVLGAGAFFALCPLFAMYSVNALKDVPFAIAIMCLVTALIEVLRRRPAPPGWGPWLALTAFALMVVLWRSNGVHVLALSFLFLVALAKGLRRQFLAVAAVSAVVYCVVTGPVYDALGAVHGDSTRETLSLPAQQIGRAVHEHANDLTPRERELVEAFFSVETRVSVGREFKDTYYPRLSDAVRLQIDTEYFKTHLDDAVWLWADLGRKYPKSYVNATLAQTFGYWYPEAIEAASQMYIADNPWGISEEDSLAPGLRKAMFWASLGSPRPVPVLSMAFSIGFYSGVLVLAAAVLALKRRQRLLLAMTPLLGIWGSTLLSPAFAEFRYVLGLALAAPVVALAAWYARPRPKAASEVVAAGARDAVGVEDAVDPPDGGQDRVQV; translated from the coding sequence ATGAAGGCGAGACTTGGCGACCCCGGCAGGCGGGCGGTCGCCCTGATGGCGGGCTTGTGGGGGACGGTGGCCCTGAACACCACGCTGGTGCGGCAGACGTGGGGCGGATTCCAATACCGCACTCAAACCACCTGGGCCCCGGTGGCCCTTGACGGCCAGTTCACGGGGAACAACGTCTTCCTGTTGGCCGTTTGGGCAGGGTTGACCCTGGTCGCCGCCCGCGCGCTAAAGGTGACGGGCCGGGCCACCCGGCTGACAGCGGCCGGACTGGCCTTGGCCGCGGCCGCCTCGGAGACGGTGGGCGCGGCCGTCAACTGGGACAACTCGGTCCATCTGCTCGTCGCGTCGCCGCTTCAACTCGGCAAGGCCGTTATCCATTTGACGGGCTATTGGGTCATCTTCTACACCGTCTTCGCGCTCATTCTCGACGCCGCCCTCAGGTCCAACACCAAGTGGACAAAGGCCGCCTCGGGCGCCTGGCGGTGGCTGCGCGGCCAATGGCAGAGCCATCCCAAGCGCTTCATCCTGGGCGTCTGGTTGGTGTTGTGCGCAAGCCGCGTGCCCTATTTCCTGGCCTGGTACCCGGCGGTCCTCCCGGTGGACGCCCAGGTCCAGTTGTCAATGACCATTGGAGGCCGGCCCCTGCTCGACCTTCACCCCTTGGCGCACACGCTGCTGCTGGGCCTGTTCGGCAAGATCGGCGTGGCGCTCGGTTCGGCCACGTTGGGCCTGGGCCTGTATTCGGCGTTCTTGATCATGGCCTCAAGCGCGGCGTTCACCTACGCGGTGGTGGCGCTGAAGCGCTGGGGGGTGCGCCCGACGGCCGTGCTGGGCGCCGGCGCGTTCTTTGCGCTCTGCCCGCTCTTCGCCATGTACTCCGTCAACGCGCTCAAGGACGTGCCTTTCGCGATCGCCATCATGTGCCTGGTCACGGCCCTGATCGAGGTGCTGCGGAGGCGCCCGGCGCCGCCAGGGTGGGGGCCGTGGCTGGCGTTGACCGCCTTCGCGCTGATGGTGGTGTTGTGGCGCTCGAACGGGGTCCACGTGCTCGCGCTGTCGTTCCTTTTCCTGGTGGCCTTGGCGAAGGGCCTGCGGCGTCAGTTCCTGGCCGTGGCGGCCGTCAGCGCCGTGGTTTACTGCGTGGTCACCGGGCCCGTTTACGACGCGTTGGGGGCGGTCCACGGCGACTCCACGCGGGAGACCCTGTCCCTGCCCGCGCAGCAAATCGGCCGGGCGGTTCACGAGCACGCGAACGATCTGACCCCGCGCGAACGCGAGTTGGTCGAGGCGTTCTTCTCCGTCGAGACCCGTGTCTCCGTCGGGCGGGAGTTCAAGGACACCTACTACCCCCGCCTCAGCGACGCCGTCAGGTTGCAGATCGACACGGAGTACTTCAAGACCCACTTGGACGATGCCGTGTGGCTCTGGGCCGACCTTGGCCGCAAGTATCCCAAGTCGTACGTCAACGCCACCCTGGCCCAGACTTTCGGCTATTGGTATCCGGAGGCGATTGAGGCGGCCAGCCAGATGTACATAGCCGACAACCCTTGGGGCATCTCCGAGGAGGACTCGCTAGCGCCTGGCCTGCGCAAGGCCATGTTCTGGGCTTCCCTGGGCAGCCCCCGGCCCGTGCCGGTGTTGTCCATGGCGTTTTCGATCGGCTTCTACTCCGGCGTCCTGGTGTTGGCGGCGGCGGTGCTGGCGCTCAAGCGCCGCCAGCGCCTGCTTCTGGCGATGACGCCGCTGCTCGGCATCTGGGGCAGCACCCTGCTCTCGCCTGCGTTCGCCGAGTTCCGCTACGTCCTGGGCTTGGCGCTGGCCGCGCCGGTGGTGGCGCTGGCGGCCTGGTACGCGCGGCCGCGGCCGAAGGCGGCCTCAGAGGTGGTGGCGGCCGGAGCCCGTGATGCGGTAGGCGTCGAAGACGCCGTCGACCCGCCGGATGGCGGACAGGACCGCGTCCAGGTGTGA
- a CDS encoding DUF6270 domain-containing protein, translating to MGTVPRDAAAPLRVLIFGSCVSRDVFEHLGPEDGIELAEYVARSSLVSAMSKRPFTGVDTAAIESAFRRSRVEWDLGSTKLRQLVRDGDFDILLMDLIDERYPLFQRGRECFATVTDEFRESGFQRGAERDIGAYSDERFQLWQRAWRRWVRLLRRAGALGKLRVGRVYWSTMVSKTVPYPPAAADPNGYRRVNDSLDQMYRHMARDLRPEQFYRYPEAALYAAENHKWGSAPYHWGPAYEEALKAHLLAER from the coding sequence GGAACGGTGCCCAGAGACGCGGCGGCGCCGCTGCGCGTGTTGATCTTCGGTTCGTGCGTGTCGCGGGACGTGTTCGAGCACCTGGGACCCGAAGACGGGATCGAGTTGGCTGAATACGTGGCCCGGTCTTCCCTGGTCAGCGCCATGTCGAAGCGCCCGTTCACGGGGGTTGACACCGCCGCCATCGAGTCCGCGTTTCGCCGCAGCCGGGTGGAGTGGGACCTCGGTTCCACCAAGCTCAGACAACTGGTGAGGGATGGGGATTTCGACATCCTGCTGATGGACCTGATCGACGAGCGCTACCCGCTGTTCCAGCGCGGCCGGGAATGCTTCGCCACCGTGACCGACGAGTTTCGCGAGTCGGGCTTTCAGCGCGGCGCCGAACGCGACATCGGCGCCTATTCGGATGAGCGCTTTCAGCTCTGGCAACGGGCTTGGCGCCGCTGGGTGCGCCTGCTCCGACGCGCGGGGGCGCTGGGCAAACTGCGCGTGGGGCGGGTCTATTGGTCAACCATGGTGTCCAAGACCGTCCCGTACCCCCCGGCCGCGGCCGACCCGAACGGGTACCGCCGAGTCAACGACTCCTTGGACCAGATGTACCGGCACATGGCCCGCGACCTCCGGCCGGAGCAGTTCTACCGCTACCCGGAGGCGGCGTTGTACGCGGCGGAGAACCACAAGTGGGGCAGCGCGCCGTACCACTGGGGCCCCGCCTACGAGGAGGCGCTGAAAGCGCACCTCCTGGCCGAACGCTGA